Below is a window of Clostridium sp. JN-1 DNA.
TATATTTAACATAAAGAGTGATAAGTAAAATTTTGATATTAAGGCTTTCTTTATATTTTCTTTAATATCTTTTATTAAGATTATGGTATAATTTGATTGTGTAGGAAACTAAGTCATATTATACATTGATTTACATATCGTTTAATGATATGTCATTAAACGATACATAATAAGGGGGGGATCTTGGTGAAAATAAGTCAAACTTGTAAATTAATTAAAAAATTTGTATCAGGTATTCTTGTGTCGCTTATCATAGTTATGTATTCAGCTGTAGCACCTGTAAGTGCACAAGCGGCTGATACGACAGGAACGGCCATAACTCAATCTAATGAAAGTTCAATTGTAGTAAAGATAAATGATAAAGCAATTGCATTAGACGATTTAAAACCATATATAGACTCAAACTCAAAAGTTATGATACCGCTTGTTCCAGTACTTAAACAAATTAAAAGTGATGCTTCTGTACAGGTAAAAGAAGGTAGAAGTGTTATAGTAAAAGACTCTAACATAAGTGTTAGATTTAATAGTGGAGATGAAAAAGTAACTGCTAATGGTAAGCTTGTTACACTTTCCACAAAACCATTAGTAAGTGAAGGAGAAGTTTTTGTACCACTTGAGTTTTTCAGTGAAGTACTCAATGAATTAGTTGATTGGGACAGCACTACTCAGGTAGTTAAAATATCTAATACAGAAAAAAATACTGAAGATAGCTTAAATAAACCGTTATTTTATACAAAAGACAAAATTATTGCTACAAAATTGGATGATTATTTAAATGCATTACAAAAGTCAGATAATTTTCACGGCAGTGTTTTAGTTGCTAAAGATGGTAATATACTATTAAATAAAGGGTACGGTATGGCAAACTTCGAACAAAATATCAAAAATACATCTCAAACTAGATTTTTGATAGGATCAATGACAAAACAATTTACAGCAATGGCAATAATGCAGCTTGAAGAAAAGGGACTTTTAAATGAGCAAGACAAGCTTTCAAAGTATGTACCTGATTTTCCACATGGAGACGAGATAACTATTTATAATTTGCTTACACATACATCTGGCATTAAAAGTTTAGATAGAATACCTGGTTTTTTTAATATGAAGCCCGAAGACTTACAAAATATAAATGCTGCAATTAACTTTTTTAAGAATCAACCTCTTGATTTTAAACCAGGTACCGAATTTGAATATTCAAATTCAGGATATATCTTGCTTGGATATATAGTTGAAAAAGTAAGTGGAATGAATTATGAAAATTATTTAAATGAGAATATCTTTAAACCACTAAATATGAATAACACGGGAATAGGCTATATAGGAAAAGAAAAGATGTATAATTCAAGTGGATATCAAGGATATTTAGATGTTGTTCCAATTAGTGATGAGCTTGTAATTGATGGTGTACATGGAGCAGGTAATTTGTATTCAACTACAGAAGATTTATACAGATGGAATATGGCACTTGATACGGAGAAGTTAGTAAGCAAGAAAACTATGGACAAAATGTTTTCAAAATATGTTGAGATGTATAAAGGAAGCAATATCTATTATGGATATGGCTGGATGATAGCTGATACAAAAAATGGTCATGAGGTTTTCCATGGTGGAAATACGCTTGGTTTTACAAGTAACATAGCGAGGTATACAGATAAGGGGTTAAGTATAATTATACTTACAAATGCAGGATACTATAACATAAATCCACTTACGTATACACTTTCAAATATAGCATTGGGTGATAATTATAGTATGCCAAAAGCGAGGAATATAATAAAACTTGACAATAATTCACTTAATAAGTATGTGGGAAAATATGAAATTGAAGGTATAGGAAATGTTTTTATAAAGAATGAAGATGGACATCTTTATTTTTATCAAAATGGGGTAGAGCAAAAATATGAACTATTTCCAGAATCCCAATATAAATTCTTTTTGAGAACTTTAGACGGAAACATTACATTTGATACAAATTCAAATGGACAAGTTACAGGTATTGACATAACTAACTTTATAGGAAAGTATCATGGCGATAGAACCAATTAAGCTTAATAAAAAATAAAGAAGGGTATCTTCTGTGGTTGAAGATACCCTTTTAGCACTATAAAATACATTGACAAAAAAAGGTGTCAATGATACAATTATCTAATATAAATACAATAATTTAAGTATAACACATTTTAAAGTAAAAGTCAATATTTTTAGGAGGAGTTTTTAAAAATGAAAAATTCTATTGATTTATTTCAAAGCAATTTACTAGGAAAGAAAGTTTTTAATGACATAATTCAGTGCAATGAAGCTACAAAAGAATATGGATTAAAGCTCTCAGATAAAGATGTTAAAGAAATTATTGATACAAGAAATATAGCACTTCAAAAAAGCGGAAGAATAGAATTTAATGGTCAAATTATAAACAAAATTATTATGTCCTTTTGTGATTCACCATATATATCCCAATATAATTATAATGAAACAATAAATGAACTTGTAGAAATCTTTTATAACTATAAGAATGAAACTTTAGACTATATAAGTGATGATGAATTAATAGAAATTATGAAGGAAGAGTTTGATAACTATTGCCAAGGATCATTGGAGATTTTAGAAGGAAAAGCATTATATAGAATTGCAAGCAATATAAAAAGTGGGTTTAAGGATTATACAAATCTTGATAATGAAAAGGATTGATGAGTTATGGAAAACACTATTGAAAAATATGACTGTTCTGCAGAGAATAAATTTAGTGAGGAAAGCTTTTTAAAAGATATTTTAGTAACTTGCTATGAGAAAAGGTTACTAGATGATAATACTTTAGCTAGAATATATTATGAAAGAATGGAGCTTTTAAGGGTAAAATTGAAATATTATACAAAAGGTGAAAGCAGTTCAGTTATGACAGAGGTGGCTGAAAGTATTTTGCAATGTATTGACTATACCATAGGAATTTATTTAAAAAGCTTTGATAATATAGAGTTAATAATAGAAGAATTAAAGCATACCAGTTTATCTCATATGTTAAAAATGGGTCGTGATTTAATTAAGGATAAAAAATTAGAGTGTAAGAAACTATTCAAGGAGCTTAAGACAAATAAACTTAAAGTTGATAACTATTCCTATAACGATACTATAGATGATGGTTTTTCTCTATTTTTCAAAGAATATGATGATTTTTTTGCAGCTCATGAAACTCCAGGATGTTCAATAGATTATCAGCTTTATATTGATACTATGAATTTTATAGGCATTGATTATGTGTATAATTATTTATATGGCTTAAGTTTAGAAAATGAGTTTTGCAATAAATTTGATATTAGTGAGATTAATAAATTATTAAACGGTTATGATAAAAAATGTGAATTATTGCTTATAAATATATTTGAATTAGTGCTTATTAATTCGCTGGGATTAATCATATGTAATAAAGATTTAAGCAGCCTTAATATTAATAATCTAGATAGAGAGATTATAAAAAATAGATTAGAAAAATTATCATTACAAGAACTACAAAAGGAATTGTTAAGACAGGGGAAAAAATGCACTGAAATTTTAGATGTTAAAAATACAGCATTGATAACTTATATTAAAAAGTCTATATTAAAAATGACTCCATTTATAAATGAAAGGATAAAACTAAATAAGTTAGAAGAAGTATTTATATCCTTTAATGAAGAGAAGACCAATGAAATAATAGAATATACTGATGGTAAAAAAATGACCAATTTTAAATTTAAAAAGCTAACTGAAGAAATTCGAGAGTGTTCCTTAGTGAAGAATAAAATTTTATTAATTAAAAATAATATTAAGAGCTTAGAAGATTTAGTAGACATGTTAAATGCTGATTGTTTATTTGGAGATGAATATATTACGTTTTTCAAAAGCTTATCCAAAATGGAAATAGTTATTTTATCTAAATATATATCAGATTTAAGTTTTGAATATGAGTATGAAAAGGAATTATATGTTGAATTTAATAAATATATTTTGAGTTTAAAAAAGGAAGAACAAAAGGCAATAAGTGAGCTAAGGGAAAGAATAAATTTATAGCGAAGTAATTTTGCTAGTAAAATAAAGATACCTGTATTTGTTCTAACAGATGAATATGATAACTTTGCCACTGCAGCGGTGTAAGTTTAATAAAAATAAGGGGCTAGAGCATTTTTAGCTTTAGCCTTTTAAAAGTTAAATTCTTTATTTTGAAATAGTTTTTTCCCTATTAAATATGCAATTATCAAATAGACAATGGATACTATATTTGACATTATCAAAGAATTTAAATGTATATTGTTGGCTCTAAACTTTTCCATAAGTCCAAGTACCCCTATAGGCGAAAAATTACTTGTGATTGTAAGTCTGTCTGAAACAGTTAAAAATATTGAACTTACAATTCCTATGGTTATACTAATTGTTGTATTTTTAAAGAACAAGGATATTATTCCTATGATCAATCCAAATGAAGCAACTGGAATTATTGCAGATAGGTAAATTAATGTAATCCTTCCTAAACCAACAAAGCTCAATTTAAAAACAATAGCACTTATTGTAAAACCTAATATCAATGTTAAAATAACTACCAAAGCTGAATAAAAAATAATACTTAGCACTTTGGCTTTAAATATATCAGCATGGTCTTTAGTTAATCTTACAAAGTATTTCATATTTCCACTAAAGAAATCTTGACCGAATATTCCAACTGAAAATACAGTCATAAAAAATGCAAAGTACGGTACAACTGTTCTAAAGATGAATTCTGTACTGAATTGTTTTAAAAATATTACACTATTCATATTTAAGATGTCCATCTTAAGTTCTTTACTGTATTCATGAGTTATAGGTGCATTACTTATTATATGTCCTTTATCCAAGTTTATCATATAGCATATTGCTGCAATCATGAATATCACAAATCCCATAAGTACATATAACTTTTTAGAATGCAGCGTTTTGATGATTTCATTTTTAAAAAGTTTGAGTATCAATGTATCAGCTCCTTTTTGTTGAATAGCTTAAAGTTTAAAAATACGAGGACTATTATGTATACTGAAAATAAGATTATGGAGAATTTATCAATTTGATTTTTTAAAAGACATTCCCATAAAAATCTTCGTGGAGTTATATTACCAATTGTCTTAGGAATAAAGTCTGACATTACAATTAAAAGAAATACAAGTAATGATATTATAGTGCTATTTTTAGATAGTATAGAAATTAAAACATATATAAGTAATACTGGCATAAGTACAGTTAAAAATAGTAATCCCATTTTTATATCTAAAAATATATCAATTTGTACTAAATCTTTAAAAACATAAATTACATTTAAAACAGTAAATGTAAAAATTATCATAATACCTATTATTAAAATAAGAGAAATTATTTTGTACATGAGTACTTTTACTTTGCTTTTATAAAGTACAAAAAATTTCATGCAGCCGCACTCATAATCATGTGTAATTACATCCGAAACTATTGATGCTAAAACTATTGGAATCATAAATACAAGTGAAGATATATCACTATATAGCAAACTGTGAAAAGTAACTATACTTGTGGCTTTATCTGCAAATATTACATCATTTAAGATAATAAATATAAGCATGATACCTGCATATATTGATATTTTTAGGGGAGTAAAAAACTTTATAAATTCATTTTTAATCATATTAAAGACCAACTGCTTTCATAAAATAATCTTCTAGAGAATTAGCACTTTTAAGCAGGTTTTCCATAGAATCTTCAATAATTATCCTGCCTTTATTTATCATTGCTGCCCTATTACATATATTCTGTACTTCATTTAAAATGTGGGAACAATATATGAAAGTGGTGTTATTTTCTCTGGCTAATTTTTTAATCAAATTTCTCATATCCCTTACTCCCTCTGGATCAAGACCGTTAGTTGGTTCATCTAATATTACAATTCTAGGCTTTGATAAAAATGCTCTGGCCACTGCAAGCCTTTGTTTCATTCCCATAGAATAATTACTCACTTTTTTATCTTTATCATCCATCAATTTTACTAACTCTAAAACTTCATAAACCCTTTTCTTACTGAGATTCAAGACATTTGCATATAACATTAGGTTTTTATATCCAGATAAATTGTTGTAAAAGCTTGGATAGTCTATCATAGCACCTATATCTGAAGGGCTGTTTTCTTGACTTTTAAATATATTTTTCCCTCCTATAAAGACCTCACCACTTGAAGGCTTTAGCAGGCGCAAAATAGTCTTTATGGTTGTTGTTTTGCCAGCTCCATTTGGACCTATAAAACCATATATGTCTCCTTTGAATACCTTTATACTAATACTGTCAATTACCTTTTTTCTTTTATAGTACTTAGTTAAACTTTTTACTTCTAAAATTGGTTCCATTTTTATTCCTTCTTTTAAGATTAATTTTTAGTTTGCGATCACAAACTTCTAGTACATATTAACAGACATTAGCATATATTTTATTGATTAATCCAAAGAGGCTATCCTGAATTCATAAATAGTAAAGGTTGATACGGTTATGATTAAAAAATTTACGTTAAAGAAAAGGACACCCAAGTTAGGATGTCCCATTTATGCTTTTGATCCACAATTCCTGTGTAAACATATTGTCTTCAATAGATGTATTTATAAATACATTATTATATTTTGTATCTATAATATTTTTTAAGATATATAAGCCAAGTCCTCTTCCATCTCCTTTAGTTGAAAAACCTTTTTTATATATCTTGTGTATTATTGGTTTTGTATTCCCGAAGTTGTTTTGAACTGCTATAACTACATAATCTTTTTTTATACAAATGCAAAAATATAACTTAGGCAAATTACACATTCTTGATGCTTCTATTGCATTATCCAAAAGTATTCCAAGTATTCTGCATAAGTCCATTGTATTCATTGATATTTGATATATATATTCTACTATTTCCACTTTTATATTTATCCCCAATGATACTGCTTTTATTAGTTTTGTAGAGAGTAATGCTTTTAAAGGTAATATTTTAACATATTTTAATTTATCTATGTTGCTGTTATTCCACTTTATATTCTTATCCATATTAAGTACATTATCATAAAAGAAATCCTTGAGTTCCTTGATATTAGAAGTATCTATATATTCTTTAAGAGGAATGAGCATATTTATATAATCATGCTTAAACTTTCTAGTTTCAGTATACATTTCTTCAACCATATGTGCATATTCTTCTATTCTGTATTTTTCTTCAATTTCTCTTTTTAAGTCCATTTCAATTTTTAAATTTTTGTCATAATTACAGATTATTATGAGTATGAGTATTATTGAAATAAGAGGTATTCCAAGAGGAAGATAACATTGAGTTATGAAGTGTATTCCAGAGTAATTTGCTAAATCCGCCAGAGGATAAATGAAAAATATACTTAAAGCTATAGGTATACTTATACTGAGAATCATCCTATATCTTATTTGCTTAGGTGAAACTTTTTTAAAATTCCAAAACTTATGTGGAATGTGCTTTTTAATTGCATATATTAAAAGTGCAAAAGATAGTATGATTAAGAATTCAATAATATAATTTTTAGAAGATATTACTGGATTACTATAAACATCTAATTTTAAAATACCTTTATACATGATATCAATAAAGTATATTGTAAAAATAGTTATAAGTATTTTTATGGTGGTTTCCATGTCTTTACTATTCCTTAATAAAAATAATATGACTATTGTAAATATAGGGAGTATTAGGACATATGAACCAGTTTGGAGTACTGCCCCAATTACAAAAGATATAATAAAATACTTTTTAATTATGTTTAAGTTAATCTTATCTTTAAACAATATGTATATTGGAATACAACATAATAAACTAATTTGCAGTGAAGGAAAGAGTAGATCCGTAAATAGTTTGCTTATGGGAAATTTTTTGATAATCATTTTATAAGACCTCTCTTATATCTAAATGAGACAAGGCATTCTTCTCCATTTACCATGATGATTTTATTATTTTTCAAATTTATTTCGTCAATTCTATCTTTATTTACAATATAGGATTTATGGCATCTGTAAAAACTTGGAGATAGTTTTTGCTCCATGTCTTTAAGGTTTCCATAAAATTCTATTTGCCTATTTTCCTCATGTACTCT
It encodes the following:
- a CDS encoding DUF6323 family protein, yielding MKNSIDLFQSNLLGKKVFNDIIQCNEATKEYGLKLSDKDVKEIIDTRNIALQKSGRIEFNGQIINKIIMSFCDSPYISQYNYNETINELVEIFYNYKNETLDYISDDELIEIMKEEFDNYCQGSLEILEGKALYRIASNIKSGFKDYTNLDNEKD
- a CDS encoding GHKL domain-containing protein — protein: MIIKKFPISKLFTDLLFPSLQISLLCCIPIYILFKDKINLNIIKKYFIISFVIGAVLQTGSYVLILPIFTIVILFLLRNSKDMETTIKILITIFTIYFIDIMYKGILKLDVYSNPVISSKNYIIEFLIILSFALLIYAIKKHIPHKFWNFKKVSPKQIRYRMILSISIPIALSIFFIYPLADLANYSGIHFITQCYLPLGIPLISIILILIIICNYDKNLKIEMDLKREIEEKYRIEEYAHMVEEMYTETRKFKHDYINMLIPLKEYIDTSNIKELKDFFYDNVLNMDKNIKWNNSNIDKLKYVKILPLKALLSTKLIKAVSLGINIKVEIVEYIYQISMNTMDLCRILGILLDNAIEASRMCNLPKLYFCICIKKDYVVIAVQNNFGNTKPIIHKIYKKGFSTKGDGRGLGLYILKNIIDTKYNNVFINTSIEDNMFTQELWIKSINGTS
- a CDS encoding DUF6179 domain-containing protein, whose translation is MENTIEKYDCSAENKFSEESFLKDILVTCYEKRLLDDNTLARIYYERMELLRVKLKYYTKGESSSVMTEVAESILQCIDYTIGIYLKSFDNIELIIEELKHTSLSHMLKMGRDLIKDKKLECKKLFKELKTNKLKVDNYSYNDTIDDGFSLFFKEYDDFFAAHETPGCSIDYQLYIDTMNFIGIDYVYNYLYGLSLENEFCNKFDISEINKLLNGYDKKCELLLINIFELVLINSLGLIICNKDLSSLNINNLDREIIKNRLEKLSLQELQKELLRQGKKCTEILDVKNTALITYIKKSILKMTPFINERIKLNKLEEVFISFNEEKTNEIIEYTDGKKMTNFKFKKLTEEIRECSLVKNKILLIKNNIKSLEDLVDMLNADCLFGDEYITFFKSLSKMEIVILSKYISDLSFEYEYEKELYVEFNKYILSLKKEEQKAISELRERINL
- a CDS encoding serine hydrolase; this encodes MKISQTCKLIKKFVSGILVSLIIVMYSAVAPVSAQAADTTGTAITQSNESSIVVKINDKAIALDDLKPYIDSNSKVMIPLVPVLKQIKSDASVQVKEGRSVIVKDSNISVRFNSGDEKVTANGKLVTLSTKPLVSEGEVFVPLEFFSEVLNELVDWDSTTQVVKISNTEKNTEDSLNKPLFYTKDKIIATKLDDYLNALQKSDNFHGSVLVAKDGNILLNKGYGMANFEQNIKNTSQTRFLIGSMTKQFTAMAIMQLEEKGLLNEQDKLSKYVPDFPHGDEITIYNLLTHTSGIKSLDRIPGFFNMKPEDLQNINAAINFFKNQPLDFKPGTEFEYSNSGYILLGYIVEKVSGMNYENYLNENIFKPLNMNNTGIGYIGKEKMYNSSGYQGYLDVVPISDELVIDGVHGAGNLYSTTEDLYRWNMALDTEKLVSKKTMDKMFSKYVEMYKGSNIYYGYGWMIADTKNGHEVFHGGNTLGFTSNIARYTDKGLSIIILTNAGYYNINPLTYTLSNIALGDNYSMPKARNIIKLDNNSLNKYVGKYEIEGIGNVFIKNEDGHLYFYQNGVEQKYELFPESQYKFFLRTLDGNITFDTNSNGQVTGIDITNFIGKYHGDRTN
- a CDS encoding ATP-binding cassette domain-containing protein gives rise to the protein MEPILEVKSLTKYYKRKKVIDSISIKVFKGDIYGFIGPNGAGKTTTIKTILRLLKPSSGEVFIGGKNIFKSQENSPSDIGAMIDYPSFYNNLSGYKNLMLYANVLNLSKKRVYEVLELVKLMDDKDKKVSNYSMGMKQRLAVARAFLSKPRIVILDEPTNGLDPEGVRDMRNLIKKLARENNTTFIYCSHILNEVQNICNRAAMINKGRIIIEDSMENLLKSANSLEDYFMKAVGL